One stretch of Ornithinimicrobium ciconiae DNA includes these proteins:
- a CDS encoding CHAD domain-containing protein, which produces MATTPEFRIHNDEPLALGVRRVILEQVVHATQIRDSDDLDTAVHDLRKAMKRTRAVLRLVRGELGDYRYRQENTALRDTSRLWGPTRDAAVLAKVAAEFVAEFEMDGAAADRVVTVLRARAAAATRAGHQDRRRHLDTLTALGSFACRVRRFPVEGPDSIANEWAAVQPGVTRVAKRAARRLRQAEQDPSVERLHAWRKDVKYLGYQLEVLRPLWKDLLGAIGDRLMEVGSILGDDHDLAVWEETLRADGSLVTDPAELTRLHDTIGVRRRRLQTEAFALGGTVLAEPKLLVEEVAAAWHQART; this is translated from the coding sequence GTGGCCACCACGCCCGAGTTCCGGATCCACAACGACGAGCCGCTGGCCCTGGGGGTTCGACGAGTCATCCTTGAGCAGGTCGTCCACGCGACGCAGATCCGGGACAGCGACGACCTGGACACGGCGGTCCACGACCTACGCAAGGCGATGAAGAGAACCCGCGCTGTCCTGCGCCTGGTGCGCGGGGAGCTCGGCGACTATCGCTATCGGCAGGAGAACACCGCCCTGCGCGACACCTCGCGCCTGTGGGGGCCGACCAGGGACGCGGCGGTGCTGGCGAAGGTTGCCGCAGAGTTCGTGGCCGAGTTCGAGATGGACGGTGCAGCAGCAGACCGCGTCGTCACTGTCCTGCGAGCGCGCGCCGCGGCGGCCACCCGAGCGGGACACCAGGACCGACGACGGCACCTCGATACCCTGACGGCGCTCGGCAGTTTTGCGTGCCGGGTGCGGAGGTTCCCGGTGGAGGGACCGGACTCGATCGCGAACGAGTGGGCGGCCGTGCAGCCCGGGGTGACCAGAGTGGCGAAGCGGGCGGCGCGGAGGCTGCGCCAGGCCGAGCAGGACCCGAGCGTCGAGCGGCTGCACGCCTGGCGCAAGGACGTGAAGTACCTCGGCTATCAGCTCGAGGTGCTGCGACCGCTGTGGAAGGACCTGCTCGGCGCCATTGGTGACCGGCTGATGGAGGTCGGCAGCATCCTGGGTGACGACCACGACCTGGCGGTGTGGGAGGAGACGCTGCGTGCGGACGGCTCGTTGGTGACCGACCCCGCAGAGCTCACCAGGCTGCACGACACCATCGGCGTCCGCCGTCGGCGGCTGCAGACCGAGGCGTTCGCCCTGGGCGGGACCGTGCTCGCCGAGCCGAAGCTGCTCGTCGAGGAGGTCGCCGCCGCCTGGCATCAGGCTCGGACCTGA